From one Diorhabda carinulata isolate Delta chromosome 12, icDioCari1.1, whole genome shotgun sequence genomic stretch:
- the LOC130900041 gene encoding mpv17-like protein 2 yields the protein MGMNINKLLSKAFSSKYLLMTNISLSISLSAVGDMLEQKYEILTEDLDELNLRRTKNLAITGLPIGLVCHFWYKYLDKFLPGYTLRVVTKKVIADQCIASPLCIATFFLSMQYLEGKSKSEFIEEAKEKSVKLYAADWMIWPPAQFINFYLLPYQYRILFDNMVSLGFDVYTSRVKHLTKEKVKSSHG from the coding sequence ATGGggatgaatataaataaattattaagtaaAGCTTTCAGCAGTAAGTACTTGTTAATGACCAACATAAGTTTATCGATCTCCTTATCAGCAGTTGGAGATATGTTAGAacaaaaatacgaaatattaaCTGAAGATTTAGATGAATTGAATTTACGAAGAACGAAAAACTTGGCGATAACTGGGTTACCAATAGGTTTGGTATGTCATTTTTGGtacaaatatttagataaatttctTCCGGGTTATACGTTACGAGTGGTTACGAAAAAAGTGATAGCCGATCAATGTATAGCGTCCCCGTTGTGTATAGCAACATTCTTTCTTTCCATGCAATATTTGGAAGGCAAAAGCAAAAGTGAATTTATAGAAGAAGCCAAAGAAAAATCCGTGAAATTGTATGCAGCCGATTGGATGATTTGGCCTCCAGCtcagtttataaatttttatttgttaccaTATCAATATAGAATTTTATTCGATAACATGGTTTCTTTAGGGTTTGATGTTTACACTTCGAGAGTTAAACATTTAACTAAAGAAAAAGTTAAATCCAGTCACGGTTAA
- the LOC130900042 gene encoding RNA-splicing ligase RtcB homolog, protein MVVRQYQQELEYIERLTPYSWRIKKGFQPNMRVEGIFYVNQTLEKLMFDELRNACRPGMVGGFLPGVKQIANVAALPGIVGRSVGLPDVHSGYGFAIGNMAAFDMNDPESIVSPGGVGFDINCGVRLLRTNLFEEDVYPIKEQLAQSLFDHIPVGVGSKGIIPMNSKDLEEALEMGMDWSLREGYIWAEDKEHCEEYGRMLNADPSKVSLRAKKRGLPQLGTLGAGNHYAEIQVVDEIYDKWAASKMGIEDKGQICVMIHSGSRGFGHQVATDALVQMEKAMKRDNIETNDRQLACARINSTEGQDYLKSMAAAANFAWVNRSSMTFLSRQAFAKKFGMAPDDLDMHVIYDVSHNVAKVEEHIVDGRPKTLLVHRKGSTRAFPPHHPLIPVDYQLTGQPVLIGGTMGTCSYVLTGTEQGMLETFGSTCHGAGRALSRAKSRRNLGYTDVLRKLEQMGISIRVASPKLVMEEAPESYKNVTDVVDTCHAAGISKKAIKLRPIAVIKG, encoded by the exons atggtGGTAAGACAATACCAACAAGaacttgaatatattgaaagacTAACTCCATATTCATGGagaataaaaaaaggatttcaACCTAACATGAGAGTTGAAGGTATCTTTTACGTAAATCaaactttagaaaaactaatgtTTGATGAATTAAGAAACGCTTGTAGACCTGGGATGGTAGGAGGCTTTCTACCAGGAGTGAAACAAATTGCAAATGTAGCGGCTTTACCGGGAATAGTCG GCAGATCAGTAGGTTTACCAGACGTACATTCTGGGTACGGTTTTGCCATTGGAAATATGGCTGCTTTCGATATGAACGACCCAGAATCTATCGTTTCTCCGGGAGGTGTAGGTTTCGACATCAATTGTGGTGTAAGATTATTAAGAACAAACTTATTCGAAGAAGACGTATACCCGATTAAAGAACAATTAGCCCAAAGTTTGTTCGATCATATACCCGTTGGCGTCGGTTCTAAAG GAATAATTCCCATGAATAGCAAAGATCTTGAAGAAGCGTTGGAAATGGGAATGGACTGGTCGCTTCGAGAAGGTTACATATGGGCGGAAGATAAAGAACATTGCGAGGAATACGGTAGAATGTTGAACGCGGATCCTTCGAAAGTGAGCTTAAGAGCGAAAAAAAGGGGTTTACCACAG TTGGGTACTTTGGGTGCCGGTAATCACTATGCGGAAATTCAAGTTGTGGatgaaatttatgataaatgGGCTGCTAGTAAGATGGGAATCGAGGATAAAGGTCAAATTTGTGTTATGATTCATTCGGGAAGTCGTGGTTTCGGGCATCAAGTCGCCACCGATGCTCTTGTTCAAATGGAAAAAGCCATGAAAAGGGATAATATCGAAACGAATGATCGGCAATTGGCTTGTGCCAGAATCAACAGTACCGAAGGTCAGGATTATTTGAAAAGTATGGCTGCCGCAGCTAATTTCGCTTGGGTTAATAGGAGTTCGATGACTTTCTTAAGTAGACAG GCGTTCGCCAAAAAATTCGGAATGGCCCCAGACGATTTAGACATGCACGTAATATACGACGTATCTCACAACGTCGCCAAAGTTGAAGAACATATAGTAGACGGTAGACCCAAAACTCTTTTAGTACACCGGAAG GGCTCCACGAGGGCTTTCCCACCCCATCACCCTCTTATACCAGTCGATTATCAATTAACGGGACAACCCGTATTAATAGGAGGTACTATGGGTACTTGCAGTTACGTTCTAACAGGTACCGAACAAGGAATGTTGGAAACATTCGGTTCTACATGTCACGGAGCT GGGAGGGCTTTGTCGAGGGCGAAATCTAGAAGAAACTTGGGTTATACTGACGTTTTACGTAAATTGGAACAAATGGGAATATCGATTCGTGTAGCGTCGCCGAAATTAGTTATGGAAGAAGCTCCGGAATCGTATAAAAACGTCACCGACGTGGTGGATACTTGCCACGCCGCCGGTATTTCCAAAAAAGCCATCAAATTGAGACCGATTGCTGTGATCAAaggttaa
- the LOC130900044 gene encoding purine nucleoside phosphorylase-like isoform X2 codes for MATATNGMNGVSAAKKINGHFEKGENDKYTYETLVETANFLKSLVSIEPKIGIICGSGLGTLADALDDKISVAYEKIPNFPRSTVKGHAGALVFGYLSGVPVVCMKGRFHYYEGYPLWKCAMPVRVMKLLGVTHLIATNAAGGLNPRYKVGDIMLVKDHINIMGFAGNNPLQGPNEERFGPRFPPMNAAYDKGLRNQAKKIAKNLGLDKDIHEGVYTCLGGPNFETVAELRMLKMLGADTVGMSTIHEVITARHCDLTVLAFSLITNECIVEYDSTDIANHEEVLDVGKARQDVLQKFVKQIVEHIATTKEYKK; via the exons ATGGCAACGGCAACTAACGGGATGAATGGCGTTTCTGCAGCTAAAAAAATTAACGGACATTTTGAGAAAGGAGAAAATGACAA ATATACTTACGAAACTTTGGTGGAAACGGCGAATTTTTTGAAGAGTCTTGTATCTATAGAGCCGAAGATTGGTATTATTTGCGGATCCGGTTTGG gtaCATTAGCGGACGCATTAGACGACAAAATATCAGTAGCTTACGAAAAAATTCCAAACTTTCCACGAAGTACGGTAAAAGGACACGCCGGAGCCCTAGTATTCGGGTACTTATCCGGCGTCCCCGTAGTGTGTATGAAAGGGCGTTTCCATTACTACGAGGGTTACCCTCTGTGGAAATGTGCAATGCCAGTCAGAGTTATGAAACTCCTCGGAGTCACTCATCTCATAGCAACGAACGCCGCCGGCGGGCTAAACCCGAG ATATAAAGTAGGTGATATCATGCTTGTAAAAGATCACATAAATATTATGGGTTTTGCCGGTAATAATCCCTTGCAAGGACCCAACGAGGAGAGATTCGGTCCTCGATTCCCCCCCATGAACGCGGCTTACGATAAGGGCCTCAGAAATCAAGCGAAAAAAATCGCGAAAAATCTCGGTTTGGACAAAGATATACACGAAGGGGTTTATACTTGCTTAGGCGGACCCAACTTTGAAACC gtGGCGGAATTGAGGATGTTGAAAATGTTGGGGGCGGATACGGTTGGGATGTCGACTATTCACGAGGTTATCACGGCTAGACATTGCGATTTAACGGTTTTAGCTTTCAGTCTTATCACTAACGAATGTATAGTCGAATACGATAGCACGGATATCGCTAATCACGAAGAGGTTCTAGACGTGGGTAAAGCGAGACAGGACGTACTACAAAAATTCGTTAAACAAATAGTTGAACACATCGCCACAACgaaggaatataaaaaataa
- the LOC130900044 gene encoding purine nucleoside phosphorylase-like isoform X1: MATATNGMNGVSAAKKINGHFEKGENDKYTYETLVETANFLKSLVSIEPKIGIICGSGLGAYWNEGTLADALDDKISVAYEKIPNFPRSTVKGHAGALVFGYLSGVPVVCMKGRFHYYEGYPLWKCAMPVRVMKLLGVTHLIATNAAGGLNPRYKVGDIMLVKDHINIMGFAGNNPLQGPNEERFGPRFPPMNAAYDKGLRNQAKKIAKNLGLDKDIHEGVYTCLGGPNFETVAELRMLKMLGADTVGMSTIHEVITARHCDLTVLAFSLITNECIVEYDSTDIANHEEVLDVGKARQDVLQKFVKQIVEHIATTKEYKK; the protein is encoded by the exons ATGGCAACGGCAACTAACGGGATGAATGGCGTTTCTGCAGCTAAAAAAATTAACGGACATTTTGAGAAAGGAGAAAATGACAA ATATACTTACGAAACTTTGGTGGAAACGGCGAATTTTTTGAAGAGTCTTGTATCTATAGAGCCGAAGATTGGTATTATTTGCGGATCCGGTTTGGGTGCGTATTGGAACGAAg gtaCATTAGCGGACGCATTAGACGACAAAATATCAGTAGCTTACGAAAAAATTCCAAACTTTCCACGAAGTACGGTAAAAGGACACGCCGGAGCCCTAGTATTCGGGTACTTATCCGGCGTCCCCGTAGTGTGTATGAAAGGGCGTTTCCATTACTACGAGGGTTACCCTCTGTGGAAATGTGCAATGCCAGTCAGAGTTATGAAACTCCTCGGAGTCACTCATCTCATAGCAACGAACGCCGCCGGCGGGCTAAACCCGAG ATATAAAGTAGGTGATATCATGCTTGTAAAAGATCACATAAATATTATGGGTTTTGCCGGTAATAATCCCTTGCAAGGACCCAACGAGGAGAGATTCGGTCCTCGATTCCCCCCCATGAACGCGGCTTACGATAAGGGCCTCAGAAATCAAGCGAAAAAAATCGCGAAAAATCTCGGTTTGGACAAAGATATACACGAAGGGGTTTATACTTGCTTAGGCGGACCCAACTTTGAAACC gtGGCGGAATTGAGGATGTTGAAAATGTTGGGGGCGGATACGGTTGGGATGTCGACTATTCACGAGGTTATCACGGCTAGACATTGCGATTTAACGGTTTTAGCTTTCAGTCTTATCACTAACGAATGTATAGTCGAATACGATAGCACGGATATCGCTAATCACGAAGAGGTTCTAGACGTGGGTAAAGCGAGACAGGACGTACTACAAAAATTCGTTAAACAAATAGTTGAACACATCGCCACAACgaaggaatataaaaaataa